The genomic region CGTGCCAAAGGACTTGGAGGATTGTTTGCTGAGGCCTTGGATATGGATGAGAGCTTTGTGAGGATGACCCTGACCGAAGCAGAAATTAATGAAGGAGTTGCTGCTGTTGCCGAAAAGTTCCGTCAGACGATTCGCCAATTTCGCTAACAGCTGTTTTGTTCGCTAGGTTTCATAATGGAAAGAGGAGGTGGTGCATTTATGGCTGCAAATGTATACGACTATACCGCAAATCTTTCAAATGGAGAGGAAGTTTCTCTGGATAAATATAAAGGTCATGTACTGCTGATTGTCAATACGGCAAGCAAATGCGGGTTTACACCACAGTTTGAAGGTCTGCAAAGCTTATATAAACGCTTTAAGGATAAAAAGTTCACGGTACTTGGGTTCCCTTGTGCCCAGTTTGCCAATCAGGAATTTGCCGAGCAGGAGGACATTATGGAATTCTGTCAAACGAATTATGGTGTGGACTTTCCGATGTTTCAAAGGATTGATGTAAAAGGAGATCAGGCCCATCCGCTGTTTCAGTTTCTAACGAGTGCCAAACGGGGATTTTTAACAGAGGATATTAAGTGGAATTTCACCAAATTTCTGATCAACCGTGATGGTGAGGTTGTTAAGCGTTATGCGCCCAGTACAAAGCCTGAAAAAATTGCAGAAGATATCGAAGTGGAACTGCAAAAGTAATCTGAAATGAAAAGGTGGTGTTTCCATGAGTAAGACATCAACCATCTCTGGTATCATTGCGCTGCTCCTCTTAACGATTTTAATCGTGCTGGACTTTTTTCCGCAATGGGCGTTTGCTGAAGGCATGGGAGACACCATGTTTTGGGTACTGCTGATTGCTATGGCCATTTCAATTGTCATATCAGGCCGCCATCAGAAAGGTCATCATTTTAAAGAATCGCTTTTTATTTTTATCTATCTTATCGGGCTTATTCTTTTATTAACTGCGCTGGGCGGCGATTCTGTGCGGGGATTTTCACCCGACCAGACGGGGTTCTGGGTGATTATTTTTATTGGAATCATCGAAGTATATGCGCAGTGGAAGAGAAGAAGTGCTGGTAAACATGCTGAGAAATAGGAACACTCAGATATCGTTAACAGATACGGATTTAGAGTCCAAAATATGAAATAAGATACTAAAATAGCAGACCAGATCATAAGGTTTGGTCTGTTCTTAATGCTTGTTATCTCTATGAGGCTAAGTCTTGGATTAAAGAAAGAGTTCATTTAAATGTAGAAGACGGAGAAGATGAAGCAGATTTTTCTCATTCAGACGCTTATGGAATTTGAGCAAGGAAGAAGTTTGTTTGACTTGATTCGATTTAAACAAGATGTTGAAGATATACTTGGTGTTAAAGTCGAATTAGTAACAGAAAATTCAATTCATTGGACTATGAAAGAGGATGTTTTAAACGGAGCCATTCAACTATGAAGAGTGACAAAGTTTATTTGCTTCATATTTTGGAGTGCATCATATTTTGGATTGCATAGAAAATATTGAATCATATATTCCCAATGTTGACTAACCCTTTAAACGCTTTATCATGCTCATTAATGACATCATTTAATATATCCATGAACTCAGAATCAATGCCCTCTGGAAGTGTTGTCTGCTCTTTTTTCTTATGGAGAGAGTTTTGGACAGATGAACAGTCTGCCAAAGAATTTTACTTAAATGCACAACCAACCTTTTAGCCTATTGGTTTGACTTTTTGGGCTAAATGGGGAGGCTTTCATTAAGGCATTCGTTGATAAACACCCATTTTAAAATGCAATCAAAAGGTAACATTTTCTGTTCGGGCCTTATGATAAAACCGATCCCAAAAAGGTTTTAATACCTGGGAAGAGGACTTATCCAGCTTGAACGTTTCCTCGTTAATTCGGACATGCTGATTTCCTGCGAATTCAACATCCGCAATCATTTTTCCTTCTTTATTAAAGAGCTGGACTTCCTGTTCAGGTGTGGAGCCGTTCGAGCTTATTTTTTTAAATTCAAGCTGTTCAAGTGCCTGTAAAAATTGCTGGATGATTTCTTTGTCCCTGGTTGTATATAATAGTTCCTGATGCTCAGCCGAATATCCTGCAAGCTTTGATGGCTCCTCCGTCATGACTTCCTTGATTGCCGGTGTTTTTCGATCATGTATAAACAAAGTCATCACAATCATGAATAGTAAAATCACAAATCCAAGTTTTTTCATCATCATTCTCCCCATATTTTCCCTTTTATTATATTTGACGACCATCCCCTCTTTTTGGTTTCAGGATTTTTTGCTTATTTTGGAAATTTGTTCAGAAATGACGAGTTTTGTATCATTACGCGAAAAATGGACCGTTCGTTGTAGTCGGTATGAAGGGTACATACAAACATAACTATGCCAATACTCCCAATTTTTTCAAATTTAAAGGAACAGATGCTTGAATGGCAGAAGTTAAACCATGAATAATACAAAAAGGGAAAGGGAGTGTATGAATGAAAAGGATGAAGTTATCAGCCCTTTGGATGATGATCATGATGCTGGCGGCGACACCTGTGTTTGTCTCAGCGGAGGCTCCATCAAATGGACAATCGGATCAGGCCTTCGATAACAAAATGGTTAAACGGATGAAAGTCGATAACATCTATGAGCATATTTCCTATCTGTCCGAGGAAATTGGCTCACGACCTGCTGGATCAGAAGGAGAACAGCAAACGGTTGACTACCTTGTGGATCAACTGGAAAGCTATGGATATGAGGGTGTTAAGGTAGAGGAGTTTACCGCGACAACCTGGTATGGAGAGGACATTACCTCTTACAATGTGGAAGCTGTTAAGGAGCCGAAGAAAAA from Virgibacillus sp. MSP4-1 harbors:
- a CDS encoding glutathione peroxidase, translating into MAANVYDYTANLSNGEEVSLDKYKGHVLLIVNTASKCGFTPQFEGLQSLYKRFKDKKFTVLGFPCAQFANQEFAEQEDIMEFCQTNYGVDFPMFQRIDVKGDQAHPLFQFLTSAKRGFLTEDIKWNFTKFLINRDGEVVKRYAPSTKPEKIAEDIEVELQK
- a CDS encoding nucleotidyltransferase family protein; the encoded protein is MKQIFLIQTLMEFEQGRSLFDLIRFKQDVEDILGVKVELVTENSIHWTMKEDVLNGAIQL